Proteins from one Methanosphaera cuniculi genomic window:
- a CDS encoding restriction endonuclease subunit S has translation MSSTFKEGQKYSLKELVNKIKVGFVGSCNKYYCDSKNRIPMIRTTNLTNSGVNLENIKYVTEDFFNKNPKSQLHKGDILIARHGNNGLASIWTHNFKAQCLNVVIIEPNEEIMNNYYLYYMFNSAMVQRQIKAKVGGSVQGVVNTKDISEILIPYYKLDHQKKVSNILLTMDTKITLMEQKQGKLVKFKSYLLNKIFKSNLSDDWMVKKLSDIAIIGKGFTPSTHNPDFWNGEYSWLSIADMSENDKSKYIIDSKKTITKEGTKNKDIIKKGTLIMSFKLSVGKLSILKKDMYTNEAICNFTWKNEDISTEYMYYYLSSINIMKYGAQAVKGVTLNNDSLNSIPVKLPSFKVQEKIASFLSYVDKKIELLNNQIDLMKTYKRGLLQKMFI, from the coding sequence ATTTCTTCTACTTTTAAAGAAGGACAAAAATATTCTTTAAAAGAACTTGTAAATAAAATAAAAGTAGGATTTGTTGGATCATGTAACAAATATTATTGTGATTCAAAAAATAGGATTCCAATGATTAGAACAACCAATTTAACAAATAGTGGTGTTAATTTAGAAAATATTAAGTATGTAACTGAAGATTTTTTTAATAAAAATCCAAAATCTCAATTGCATAAAGGTGATATATTAATTGCAAGACATGGAAATAATGGATTAGCATCAATTTGGACACATAATTTTAAGGCTCAATGTTTAAATGTTGTTATAATAGAACCTAATGAAGAAATAATGAATAATTATTACTTATACTACATGTTTAACAGTGCTATGGTTCAAAGACAAATAAAAGCTAAAGTAGGTGGTTCAGTTCAAGGAGTAGTTAATACAAAAGATATTTCAGAAATATTGATACCATATTATAAGTTAGACCATCAAAAAAAAGTATCAAACATTCTATTGACTATGGATACTAAAATTACCTTAATGGAACAAAAACAAGGAAAATTAGTTAAATTTAAATCATATTTACTAAATAAAATATTTAAAAGTAATTTATCTGATGATTGGATGGTTAAAAAGCTTTCTGATATTGCTATTATTGGTAAAGGTTTTACTCCTTCAACTCATAATCCTGATTTTTGGAATGGTGAGTATTCATGGTTATCTATAGCTGATATGTCAGAAAATGATAAATCTAAATATATTATAGATTCAAAAAAGACAATAACCAAAGAAGGTACTAAAAATAAAGATATTATTAAGAAAGGAACTCTTATTATGAGTTTTAAGTTATCTGTTGGAAAACTTAGTATATTAAAAAAAGATATGTATACTAATGAGGCAATATGTAATTTCACATGGAAAAATGAGGATATATCAACAGAGTACATGTACTATTATTTAAGTTCAATTAATATAATGAAATATGGTGCTCAGGCTGTTAAAGGAGTAACATTGAATAATGATTCATTAAATTCAATTCCTGTAAAGTTACCATCATTTAAAGTTCAAGAAAAGATTGCATCATTCTTATCATATGTAGATAAAAAAATAGAATTATTAAACAATCAAATAGATCTTATGAAGACTTATAAGAGGGGTTTACTCCAGAAGATGTTTATTTAA
- a CDS encoding DNA topoisomerase IV subunit A, which produces MKHKEEALAKLRGMGDEVLESVLHENVPNIKIPSRGTGNIIYNPDKRYFELGDRKGTRSLGNVKQIKKMAQMMCVGNFCKELVNIQKTATMREMYYVSEGWDVGFDNQQESNNITEDIEVTLGVSRENLGLLPEEDGASVFGDITLRDDDVEFNAKKLGKSGYTIPPTVDDIEFVDSNVDRIIAVETMGMYHRMVQEKAYDRFNTLVIGLKGQAARATRRFIRRASDELNVPVYICNDGDPWGFHIAMVIISGSAKLAHVNHDLATPDAKFLGVTASDIINYDLPTDDLKDVDVNRLKELAQDPRYKGEFWQTEIKKMLKLGKKAEQQSFSKYGLEYIVDTYFPNKISALEGKPIE; this is translated from the coding sequence ATGAAACACAAAGAAGAAGCACTAGCAAAACTACGAGGAATGGGAGATGAAGTACTTGAAAGTGTATTACATGAAAATGTACCAAACATAAAAATACCATCACGTGGAACAGGAAACATCATCTACAACCCAGATAAAAGATACTTTGAACTAGGAGATAGAAAAGGAACAAGATCACTAGGAAATGTAAAACAAATCAAGAAAATGGCACAAATGATGTGTGTAGGAAACTTCTGTAAAGAACTTGTAAACATCCAGAAAACCGCAACAATGAGGGAAATGTACTATGTATCAGAAGGATGGGATGTAGGATTTGACAACCAGCAAGAATCAAACAACATCACAGAAGATATAGAAGTAACACTAGGTGTATCAAGAGAAAACCTAGGACTACTACCTGAAGAAGATGGAGCATCAGTATTTGGAGATATAACACTACGTGATGATGATGTTGAATTTAATGCAAAAAAACTAGGAAAATCAGGATACACAATACCACCAACAGTAGATGATATTGAATTTGTAGATTCAAATGTTGATCGTATAATAGCTGTTGAAACCATGGGAATGTATCACCGTATGGTACAAGAAAAAGCATATGACAGATTTAACACACTCGTAATAGGACTTAAAGGACAAGCAGCACGTGCAACACGTCGATTTATTCGCCGTGCAAGTGATGAATTAAATGTACCTGTATATATCTGTAACGACGGAGATCCATGGGGATTCCACATTGCAATGGTAATTATATCAGGAAGTGCAAAATTAGCACACGTAAATCATGATCTTGCAACTCCTGATGCAAAATTCCTCGGTGTAACAGCATCAGACATTATCAACTATGACTTACCTACAGATGATCTTAAAGATGTGGATGTAAATCGTCTAAAAGAACTAGCACAAGATCCAAGATATAAAGGAGAATTCTGGCAAACAGAAATTAAGAAAATGCTAAAACTAGGTAAAAAAGCAGAACAACAATCATTCTCCAAATATGGACTTGAATATATTGTAGATACATACTTCCCAAATAAGATAAGTGCACTTGAAGGAAAACCAATAGAATGA
- the top6B gene encoding DNA topoisomerase VI subunit B — protein MERDTSELFEEFKELTASEFFRRNKQMLGFSGKIRSLTIVFHELITNSLDACEEAGILPDITIELKRLGKDHYLLKHADNGPGIPEDYITKVYCQMFAGSKFRNIQSRGQQGLGCSGCVLLSQMTTGQPVTIRSRYKDGDQIKGVEMKVKLDVKKNTGIILDRKEFETERTGSGIEIEFKDVSYSMSEQGAYEYIRRTVIGNPHARIVFKDPTGRKYTFERATDKIPPLPQEVLPHPKGVTADDIIYLCKSTNKKRFKNLLMDSLSRVSLKKIKEIEEATGIDMNKRPKSITWKEAEMVVEQFDKIKFMAPPTNGLKPIGSDQIEKGINEILLPEFSTALTRKPQAYRGGVSFIVEVGLAYGGKSGRKVGNSRKAEIMRFANRVPLTFDQGSCAITEALKSIDWRRYGIGELDNAPISVFVNIISTNVPYLSTGKQSVAPEEEIVREIRQATMKIARKLEKYLRAKKAAKNEEMRAKIFEDMVPVVIKQCALLAEKEIPDYEKVMDEVTHKAKIMDMKNRLQQPEIEAKEVIVEEPKMRVKEEILEDEQLQ, from the coding sequence TTGGAACGAGATACATCCGAACTATTCGAAGAATTTAAAGAACTAACAGCATCAGAATTTTTTAGACGAAACAAACAAATGTTAGGATTTTCAGGAAAAATAAGATCCCTAACAATAGTATTCCACGAACTAATAACAAACAGCCTAGATGCATGTGAAGAAGCAGGAATACTACCAGACATAACAATAGAACTAAAAAGACTAGGAAAAGATCATTACCTACTAAAACACGCTGATAATGGACCTGGAATACCAGAAGACTACATAACAAAAGTATACTGTCAAATGTTTGCAGGAAGTAAATTCAGAAATATCCAATCAAGAGGACAACAAGGATTAGGATGTAGTGGATGTGTACTTCTTTCACAAATGACAACAGGACAACCTGTAACAATCAGATCACGATACAAAGATGGTGACCAAATTAAAGGAGTTGAAATGAAAGTAAAACTCGATGTAAAGAAAAACACAGGAATAATCCTAGATCGTAAAGAATTCGAAACAGAAAGAACTGGATCTGGAATAGAAATCGAATTTAAAGACGTATCATACTCAATGAGTGAACAAGGAGCATATGAATACATCAGACGAACAGTAATAGGAAATCCACACGCAAGAATAGTATTTAAAGACCCAACAGGAAGAAAATACACATTCGAACGTGCAACAGACAAAATACCACCACTACCACAAGAAGTACTACCACATCCAAAAGGTGTAACAGCAGATGATATAATATACCTTTGTAAAAGCACAAACAAAAAAAGATTCAAAAACCTACTAATGGACTCACTATCACGAGTATCACTCAAAAAAATCAAAGAAATCGAAGAAGCAACTGGAATTGACATGAACAAAAGACCAAAAAGCATCACATGGAAAGAAGCTGAAATGGTCGTAGAACAATTTGACAAAATAAAATTCATGGCACCACCTACAAATGGACTAAAACCAATAGGATCAGACCAAATAGAAAAAGGAATCAACGAAATACTACTACCAGAATTTTCAACAGCACTCACCCGTAAACCACAAGCATACCGTGGAGGAGTATCATTCATCGTAGAAGTAGGACTAGCATATGGTGGAAAATCAGGAAGAAAAGTAGGAAACTCACGAAAAGCAGAAATAATGAGATTTGCAAACCGTGTACCATTAACATTTGACCAGGGAAGCTGTGCAATAACCGAAGCATTAAAAAGTATCGACTGGAGAAGATATGGAATAGGAGAATTAGATAATGCACCAATATCCGTATTTGTAAATATTATCTCAACAAACGTACCATACCTATCAACAGGAAAACAAAGTGTAGCACCAGAAGAAGAAATAGTACGAGAAATCAGACAAGCAACAATGAAAATTGCAAGAAAACTCGAAAAATACCTACGTGCTAAAAAAGCTGCTAAAAACGAAGAAATGAGAGCAAAAATCTTCGAAGACATGGTTCCTGTTGTAATTAAACAATGTGCACTACTTGCTGAAAAAGAAATACCAGACTATGAAAAAGTAATGGATGAAGTAACACACAAAGCTAAAATCATGGACATGAAAAACCGCCTACAACAACCTGAAATTGAAGCAAAAGAAGTAATAGTTGAAGAACCAAAAATGCGAGTAAAAGAAGAAATACTAGAAGATGAACAACTACAATAA
- a CDS encoding serine protein kinase RIO, which yields MNKHFHDADEQMRKLEETKRLKSSEDKQVSSEVFDDKTLKVLYKLAKQGYINTLNGVISTGKEANVFYGYDDDMMPVAVKIYRVVTLDFKKIKEYIAGDPRFKTHGNKTRQIINTWTNKEFKNLSRLYNLGLRVPEPYTSLENVLIMEYLDKSEDDHSAAPPLNKVKLKDPKIVFDEIINFIDKCYNEADLVHGDLSQYNILLSHNHPYVIDLSQATLRSNPSSRMLLERDIKNIIYDAKKYKLNLSYDDILNRVLNG from the coding sequence GTGAATAAACATTTTCATGATGCAGATGAGCAGATGCGTAAGCTTGAGGAAACTAAAAGACTTAAAAGTAGTGAAGATAAGCAGGTTTCAAGCGAAGTATTTGATGATAAAACATTAAAAGTTTTATATAAGCTTGCAAAACAAGGATATATTAACACACTTAATGGTGTTATAAGCACAGGAAAAGAAGCCAACGTATTTTATGGTTATGATGATGATATGATGCCTGTTGCTGTTAAAATATATCGTGTTGTTACACTTGATTTTAAGAAGATTAAAGAGTATATTGCAGGTGATCCTCGTTTTAAAACTCATGGAAATAAAACACGTCAAATTATTAACACATGGACTAATAAGGAATTTAAAAATCTTAGTCGTCTTTATAATCTTGGACTTAGAGTTCCAGAACCATATACTTCACTTGAAAATGTTCTTATAATGGAATATCTGGATAAATCAGAGGATGATCATAGTGCAGCACCTCCTCTTAATAAGGTTAAACTCAAAGATCCTAAGATTGTATTTGATGAAATAATTAATTTTATTGATAAATGCTATAATGAAGCAGATCTTGTTCATGGTGACTTATCACAATATAATATTCTTTTATCACATAATCATCCTTATGTAATTGATTTATCTCAAGCAACACTTAGAAGTAATCCTTCAAGTCGTATGCTTCTTGAACGTGATATTAAAAATATTATATATGATGCTAAAAAATATAAGCTTAATTTAAGTTATGATGATATTTTAAATAGAGTACTAAATGGTTAA
- the eif1A gene encoding translation initiation factor eIF-1A, whose translation MNKNHKKNNNNHNNNQNGEQNIRVRSPRKGEIPGVVEQILGHGKLKVRCNDKNVRLCRIPGKMKKRIWIREGDVVLVKPWDFQSDEKADIIWRYTRTEANYLERRGFLKI comes from the coding sequence TTGAATAAAAATCATAAAAAAAACAATAACAACCATAACAATAACCAAAATGGAGAACAAAATATTCGTGTAAGATCACCAAGAAAAGGTGAAATTCCAGGAGTAGTAGAACAAATCCTAGGACATGGAAAACTAAAAGTAAGATGTAATGATAAAAATGTAAGATTATGTCGTATTCCAGGAAAAATGAAAAAAAGAATTTGGATACGTGAAGGTGATGTTGTACTTGTAAAACCATGGGATTTCCAAAGTGATGAAAAAGCAGATATTATTTGGAGATACACACGTACAGAGGCTAACTACCTTGAAAGAAGAGGATTCTTAAAAATATAA
- a CDS encoding orotate phosphoribosyltransferase-like protein gives MNTKLIEKATELRNKGLTTGEIADELNISKDTTNWLVMQMTPVSKQKNKNKTRPDDFAINWKSIGSSSSRMRDISSALADYALEEGVPDTIVGISVSGVPFATIIADILDAELSVFHPVKHMKNEDSAQGTISNNFATLKNKTIFIVDDVITSGSTIKNAIEVCKAHGGNPVAACVLVDKKGLNDIDDVAVKSLIKINKVG, from the coding sequence ATGAACACCAAATTAATAGAAAAAGCTACAGAACTTAGAAATAAGGGACTTACCACTGGAGAAATTGCAGATGAACTAAACATCTCAAAAGATACAACCAACTGGCTTGTAATGCAAATGACACCAGTAAGTAAACAGAAAAACAAAAATAAAACAAGACCAGATGACTTTGCAATAAACTGGAAAAGTATTGGTTCAAGCTCATCAAGAATGCGTGATATCTCATCAGCACTAGCTGATTATGCACTAGAAGAAGGAGTTCCAGATACAATAGTAGGAATTTCAGTAAGTGGTGTTCCATTTGCAACAATAATAGCAGATATACTAGATGCAGAATTATCAGTTTTCCACCCAGTAAAACATATGAAAAATGAGGATTCAGCACAAGGAACAATAAGTAATAACTTTGCAACACTTAAAAATAAGACAATCTTCATAGTAGATGATGTAATAACAAGTGGTTCAACAATAAAAAATGCAATAGAAGTATGTAAAGCTCATGGTGGAAATCCTGTTGCTGCATGTGTACTTGTAGATAAGAAAGGATTAAATGATATTGATGATGTAGCTGTAAAATCATTAATTAAAATTAATAAAGTAGGATAA
- a CDS encoding Gfo/Idh/MocA family protein: MKQTNVGVIGVGSMGYNHVRIYSELENTNLMAISDMMRGTLDKVSKEFNTIGYVDYDNILKLDDIEIVNICVPTVYHYNVVMDAIEAGKNVLVEKPIALEISEAQKMIDAAKDAGVTLATGHVERFNPAVRVAKQLIDDGEIGEIVTANSKRLGPFPPRIRDVGVAIDLAIHDIDIFNYIFESHPTTVFANMSSKLANCEFEDHAEIMTKYDNGALSILETNWLTPYKKRQLNITGVDGIISVDYGNQTVTLYKENNQVKNVKVKNKEPLKEELKSFVNAVNTKTEPEVSGLDGFKALKIVKAAMKSSKEQRLVHLD; this comes from the coding sequence ATGAAACAGACAAATGTAGGTGTTATTGGAGTAGGATCAATGGGATATAACCATGTAAGAATCTACTCAGAACTTGAAAATACTAATCTAATGGCAATATCAGACATGATGCGAGGAACACTAGATAAAGTATCAAAAGAATTTAACACAATAGGATATGTAGACTATGATAACATCCTAAAACTTGATGATATAGAAATTGTAAACATCTGTGTACCAACAGTATACCATTATAATGTAGTAATGGATGCAATAGAAGCAGGAAAAAATGTACTTGTTGAAAAACCAATAGCACTAGAAATATCAGAAGCACAAAAAATGATTGATGCTGCAAAAGATGCAGGAGTAACACTAGCAACAGGTCATGTTGAACGATTTAATCCAGCTGTACGTGTTGCAAAACAATTAATTGATGATGGAGAAATTGGTGAAATAGTAACTGCAAACTCAAAAAGACTCGGTCCTTTTCCACCAAGAATACGTGATGTAGGAGTTGCAATTGATCTTGCAATTCATGATATTGACATATTTAATTATATTTTTGAAAGTCATCCAACAACAGTATTTGCAAATATGAGTAGTAAACTTGCAAACTGTGAGTTTGAAGATCATGCAGAAATCATGACAAAATATGATAATGGTGCACTTAGTATACTTGAAACAAACTGGCTTACACCATATAAAAAACGACAATTAAACATTACAGGTGTAGATGGAATAATAAGTGTTGACTACGGAAATCAGACAGTAACACTATATAAGGAAAATAATCAAGTTAAAAATGTAAAAGTTAAAAATAAAGAACCTCTTAAAGAAGAACTTAAATCATTTGTAAATGCTGTTAATACAAAAACAGAACCTGAAGTATCAGGATTAGATGGATTTAAAGCACTTAAAATTGTAAAAGCAGCAATGAAATCATCAAAAGAACAAAGACTAGTACATCTAGACTAA
- the hemC gene encoding hydroxymethylbilane synthase — MIVGTRGSQLARTQTQTVVKALEEIIGEPIETKIIKTTGDKIKDTQLYNIDAKGIFTKELDTALIDHDIDFAVHSFKDLPSELNDQLTIAAIPERESPNEVLISKYSWDELPDNATIGTSSVRREAFCKYHGKNVKTIPLRGNVETRIRKVEEDEVCDATIMAQAGINRLGLQDHIKEVFSTDYIVPPAGQGALAIMTNKDSEYNDIIAQLNDENTRIEALCEKTILETIGVGCQWPVGILSHIDGENITIHAKLLTPDGELLADITNTTTKDNAFNKAKEIGLKLREESL; from the coding sequence ATGATAGTTGGTACAAGGGGAAGTCAGCTTGCACGAACACAAACACAAACTGTTGTAAAAGCACTTGAAGAAATAATTGGTGAACCAATAGAAACAAAAATAATTAAAACAACAGGAGATAAAATTAAAGATACACAATTATATAACATTGATGCTAAAGGTATCTTTACAAAAGAACTCGACACAGCACTAATAGATCATGATATAGACTTTGCTGTACATAGTTTTAAGGATTTACCAAGCGAGCTTAATGACCAACTTACCATCGCTGCAATACCAGAAAGAGAATCACCAAATGAAGTATTAATATCAAAATACTCATGGGATGAACTACCAGATAATGCAACAATAGGAACAAGCAGCGTAAGACGAGAAGCATTCTGTAAATATCATGGAAAAAATGTTAAGACAATACCATTACGTGGAAATGTAGAAACACGTATAAGAAAAGTAGAAGAAGATGAAGTATGTGATGCAACAATAATGGCACAAGCAGGAATAAACAGACTCGGACTCCAAGATCACATAAAAGAAGTATTTAGCACAGACTACATAGTACCACCAGCAGGACAAGGAGCTCTTGCAATAATGACAAATAAAGATTCAGAATATAATGATATTATTGCACAGCTAAACGATGAAAATACCAGAATTGAAGCATTATGTGAAAAAACCATACTTGAAACTATAGGAGTAGGATGTCAATGGCCAGTTGGAATACTCTCACACATAGATGGTGAAAACATCACAATACATGCAAAACTTCTAACACCAGATGGTGAACTACTAGCTGATATAACCAACACAACAACAAAAGATAATGCCTTTAATAAAGCTAAGGAAATTGGATTAAAACTAAGAGAGGAATCTTTATGA
- the cfbE gene encoding coenzyme F430 synthase produces the protein MLLDTQNILISDANHGGLILLDEYSKYTNDTIYFYDTYNKLTTSMKDELKEKYMVCFVDLEYVKEHIDEFISICPVHMKPLFRCDFTHHEFTGYLINEHKKCYGWNFPIVEITGVKGKTTTVNITCDLLSDFNVLSLTSEGLIFHKNKDDIILDTSLSITPASIIVALNKALNYDILDEIDFFICEVSLGITTNTDIGVLTNILENYPIAGKTNNAANAKKTVFNAKLVVCDMMTYNQYYKDNMKDDNITQVSLDNINSDIYTTNINYSLKKTEITINNKYQINCFALSDFYVKNILFAIAITQKLGLSWNDIKRNIKNIKSIKGRGSYKSVNDKIIFEDINPGLNTTSISKCIDNIKRYSDNYIIILGGDYGITCEEIDEEKLIKYMKKLTKIPIIMVGELGRSLNTKLNNKYEHFMKLEDAYEYIISNSSYDIIQIIYRSEYNSIINY, from the coding sequence ATGTTATTAGATACTCAGAATATTTTAATTTCTGATGCAAATCATGGAGGTCTTATTTTACTTGATGAATATTCAAAATATACTAATGATACAATTTACTTCTATGATACATATAATAAACTTACAACATCAATGAAAGATGAACTTAAGGAAAAATATATGGTTTGTTTTGTTGATCTTGAGTATGTAAAGGAGCATATTGATGAGTTTATCAGTATATGTCCTGTTCATATGAAGCCATTATTTAGGTGTGATTTTACACACCATGAATTTACAGGTTATTTAATTAATGAACATAAAAAATGTTATGGTTGGAATTTTCCTATTGTTGAGATAACTGGTGTTAAGGGTAAAACTACAACTGTAAATATTACATGTGATCTTCTTTCTGATTTTAATGTTTTATCATTAACATCTGAAGGTTTAATTTTTCATAAAAATAAAGATGATATTATATTAGATACATCCTTAAGCATTACACCTGCAAGTATAATTGTTGCACTAAATAAAGCACTAAATTATGATATACTTGATGAGATTGACTTTTTCATATGTGAAGTATCACTTGGTATTACAACAAATACAGATATTGGAGTTTTAACAAATATTCTTGAAAACTATCCTATAGCAGGAAAAACAAATAATGCAGCTAATGCTAAAAAAACAGTATTTAATGCTAAATTAGTAGTATGTGATATGATGACATATAATCAATACTACAAAGATAATATGAAAGATGATAATATTACACAAGTAAGTTTAGATAATATAAATTCTGATATCTATACAACAAATATTAATTATTCTCTTAAAAAAACAGAAATTACAATAAATAACAAATATCAGATTAATTGTTTTGCTTTATCTGACTTTTATGTTAAAAATATTCTTTTTGCAATAGCAATCACACAAAAGTTAGGCTTATCATGGAATGATATTAAAAGAAATATTAAAAATATTAAATCTATAAAAGGGCGTGGATCATATAAAAGTGTTAATGATAAGATAATATTTGAAGATATAAATCCAGGACTTAATACAACATCAATTAGTAAATGTATTGATAATATAAAAAGATACTCAGATAATTATATCATAATTCTAGGTGGAGATTATGGTATAACATGTGAAGAAATAGATGAAGAAAAACTAATTAAATACATGAAAAAACTTACAAAAATACCAATAATTATGGTTGGAGAACTTGGAAGATCATTAAATACTAAATTAAATAATAAATATGAACATTTCATGAAATTAGAAGATGCATATGAATATATTATTTCAAATTCAAGTTATGATATTATTCAAATTATCTATAGAAGTGAGTATAATAGTATAATTAATTATTAA
- a CDS encoding NAD(+) kinase: MKIGIVSRTDKEDAIELDCSIIKYLLENNVEVEVDSSLVEKLPEFSMYDVALDDMSSDIVLCVGGDGTVLNAQHVLSPKKIPILSINMGTVGFLTEVDPENVFECLEKLLNYDFFIEERLQLDVLCDNEWHTVLNELVIMTSQPAKMLNLRVLVDEEVVDDVRADGLIVSTPSGSTAYAMSAGGPIVDPRVDAAIIIPICPFKLNTRPKIVPAESLITVQFLKEGKQGVAVLDGMLTSRFDFLEEIKVRKSDHSAYFVRFKQSFYKSVNSKLNII; this comes from the coding sequence ATGAAAATAGGAATTGTATCACGTACAGATAAAGAGGATGCTATTGAACTTGATTGTAGTATAATAAAATATCTTCTTGAAAATAATGTGGAAGTTGAAGTTGACTCATCATTAGTTGAAAAACTTCCTGAATTTAGTATGTATGATGTAGCACTTGATGATATGAGTTCAGATATTGTGTTGTGTGTTGGTGGAGATGGAACAGTTCTTAATGCACAGCATGTACTTTCTCCTAAGAAGATTCCAATTCTTAGTATTAACATGGGAACTGTGGGTTTTCTTACAGAAGTAGATCCTGAAAATGTTTTTGAATGTCTTGAAAAACTTTTAAATTATGATTTTTTCATTGAAGAACGTTTACAGCTTGATGTTTTATGTGATAATGAATGGCATACTGTTCTTAATGAACTTGTTATAATGACAAGTCAGCCTGCTAAGATGCTTAATTTACGTGTTCTTGTTGATGAGGAGGTTGTTGATGATGTTCGTGCTGATGGTCTTATTGTATCAACACCTAGTGGTTCAACAGCATATGCAATGTCTGCGGGTGGTCCTATTGTAGATCCTCGTGTTGATGCTGCAATTATCATACCAATATGTCCATTTAAGCTTAATACTCGTCCTAAAATTGTTCCAGCAGAAAGTCTTATAACTGTCCAGTTTCTTAAGGAAGGAAAACAAGGAGTGGCTGTACTTGATGGTATGCTTACAAGTAGATTTGATTTTCTTGAAGAAATTAAGGTTCGAAAATCTGATCATTCAGCATACTTTGTCAGATTTAAACAAAGCTTCTATAAGAGTGTAAATAGTAAACTTAATATAATATAA
- a CDS encoding bifunctional fructose-bisphosphatase/inositol-phosphate phosphatase has product MNDDVINFWLEVSDTIALNVENAIKNAASDPEVDTITKIGADGTPTHKIDEYAENAAIKTLESTGHSLILISEEIGTIKIGDDDPEIILIMDPLDGTTNALKQIPCYGISIAIAEIKDDKDINNITLGNIEIGFVKNFANEDTYIAVKNQGALKNNKKMSISNISNLSEATVCNYIYREDKERVNKLLSSIRRLRLIGAISIELCYVADGTYDAFLDTGSVRLLDIAAAQLILKENNGIVTDKLSNELSSQLDLMETTSIVAVANESIHKKIIDLIN; this is encoded by the coding sequence ATGAATGATGATGTGATAAATTTTTGGCTTGAAGTTTCAGATACAATTGCTCTTAATGTTGAAAATGCAATAAAAAATGCAGCTAGTGATCCTGAAGTTGATACTATTACAAAAATAGGAGCTGATGGTACTCCTACTCATAAGATTGATGAATATGCTGAAAATGCTGCTATTAAGACACTTGAAAGTACAGGTCATTCACTGATTCTTATTAGTGAAGAAATTGGAACAATAAAGATTGGTGATGATGATCCTGAAATTATTCTTATCATGGATCCACTTGATGGTACAACTAATGCTTTAAAACAAATTCCATGTTATGGTATTTCCATTGCTATTGCTGAAATTAAGGATGATAAGGATATTAATAATATTACTCTTGGAAATATTGAAATTGGATTTGTTAAAAATTTTGCAAATGAAGATACATATATAGCTGTGAAAAATCAGGGAGCATTAAAGAATAATAAAAAAATGAGCATTTCAAATATTTCTAATCTTTCTGAGGCTACTGTTTGTAATTATATTTACAGAGAAGATAAAGAACGTGTTAACAAGTTGCTCTCATCAATACGTAGACTTCGTCTTATTGGAGCTATTTCTATTGAGCTTTGTTATGTTGCTGATGGAACATATGATGCATTTCTTGATACTGGTTCTGTACGTCTTCTTGATATTGCAGCAGCACAACTTATACTTAAGGAAAATAATGGTATTGTTACAGATAAACTTTCAAATGAACTTTCAAGTCAGCTTGATTTAATGGAGACAACATCCATTGTTGCTGTGGCAAATGAAAGTATTCATAAGAAAATTATAGACTTAATAAACTAA